GCAACAGAGGTGGTAGGGGCAACAAGGGAAACCATCAAAAGCAGCAACTAAACCTTTCTACGAGTGATGCCAGTGCTAATGCCGCCTTTACATTTGTGAGCAGTGACAGTGGTCTGATTTTAACACAGGAGTGGTACAGAGGGAGAGGTGGTCAACAGGGCAACAGGGGCAAAAGGGGCAAAAGGGgaggcagaagaaaaaaagaaaaccagggCAACCTTCTAAGCGGGCAAAGCTGTTCCACCTGTGACATCCATAGTGCTGTTGATTCTTCTTCCAGCGACAGTGATACGAGCAGCGACGATggtcagaacagaaaacaaacacagaagccGAACAGAACCTCAGCAGCTGCCACAGGGAGAGGTGGTAACCAGGGCAACTGGGGCAAccatcagcagctgaaaaaagGCCGTTCCACTAATGACATAAGTGATCTTCTCAGCAACAAACACGCAAACAGCAATGATGGGCCAAACAGAAGACAACGACAAAGGCCTGTTAGAGGTAAACTACGCCAACTCCAAAAGCTTTCATGGAGGATAAATTAAAACTGTTGTCTAAAAGAACTTTGTATTATgtacaaagaacaaaacaaaacttcatgGTCTCTTTGTTTGTGTCGTTTAGATAAAACTGAGATTTGCATGTATTTCATCAAAGGAAGCTGTAAACATGAGGGTGAGTTTTCACTGATGAATCATAGATCATCATGCAAAACAAAGTAATAATGACTGAATTTTCCAGTACTTGAGCGTGATCGTCTCATCCGTTTGACCTGGTGTCActgtcactttgtttttatgatCGATGTGTCCCCAGATAAGTGTTTTAAAGCTCATGACAAGATGCCGTACAGGTGGCAGGTCAAACAGGGTGATCAGTGGAACGCCTTGCCTGATAACGAGACGATCGAGAAGGACTACTGTGATCccaaaaacacatacaggtatTCTCAACTGACATTCAGTGGGACTGTAGTTTTGTAATTCAGGGAAGATGTTATTGTTAAACTCTGCCATGTCAAAGTGTGAACTTAAACCACTCATTTCCAAACTTGTAGTCAGTGTAGTTTGGCCTGAAAATCAGAGCACTTACAGGGATGCTCCAGTTGTTTGGTGCTGTATTTCCATAAAGTTGGGGGGCTCACAACTTTTATGCTGTGCCTGTAAGACAAAGGAATGGGTTTTCACATAGtcacagaaaataacacaaatccAAATACTGATCTGATGTTTCAGCTAAGTAATGTATAGTGTAAACCAACAGACCACTTGCTTTTAACATGATTTGTCTTTCGTGTCTTTAGTAGCAGCACCCCACCTGTTTATTTTGACACGATGACCAGTGGACTGAACCAAGTACGACGACTCTCTACCGTTAACTCTTTGGTTGAGCCGACCTTCATCCACACCACCGAATGGGTTTGGTACTGGGAGGATGAGTTCGGGAAGTGGAACATGTACACTTCATCTGTGAGTAACTGGAGTCAAGACCACATTATACATCCACACAAAATCTAACCAAAATGCCAGCAGCGCTTCAGCATTCATTACACTtcagtagttttgtttttctatttcctGCATTCTATTTAATACTGCTCCGATTGATCTTTTTATAGAAGGATCAGAGTTTGAAGTCATAGCTCAGTCAAGTTGTGTAAAAATTTTGTGTTTAATCAGTGAAACAATTATAAGTAGATGTAGTTGTGTGTTAGAAAACAGTGGAGCAGCATGGGAAAAATAGCTGCAGCAACCAACAGTTTCAGTGAAGATATGCACACTGACAACATGCCTCGCCAAGCAAAGCCAGTGCAGCTGATTTGGGCTAAAAATGGCCACTTTACTTCTGTCTATGACATTTTCCAGGCGTACTACAGCTCTAAATGCTGCCGTGGTGACGACTCCGTTTAAGCTCACTCTGAGAAATTTTGCTCATGATGAGAAAGAAGTGAGGCTGTCTGAAATTAAAGTGTGATATTAGTCCTCTGATGCAATACTCAGTTATCTGAGCTACACTGGCTGTGGTCCATGTGGACTCTGACAGTCCACAGAGTCACGATGACTGTAAAggacagaaaggacagaaatTTGAAAACACCACGACTGAACTTCCCTCTTCATCCTTCCCACACATGGTCAACTAAACCCGTGCTGAACTGACGACATGTGTTTACATAACCCTGCAGTTCTTTATATTCTGTTTTATCCGTTTCATGTTTATAGCAGACatttcttctttcccttctgTATTGTGTTGCTTAAGCTGCTTCCCAAACAGCTCATCAGTAAGTTTTAATCTTATATTTTATGGTTCTACATCctcacaaaaaaatcaaaagaggcagagaggcttCCACGCTGCCTGAGCTGTGTGCACGTGCTGTGTGGCTGCGTCTCTGAGGAAAGGGATTAGCAGCAATGGAGATTGTAACCAGATTACGAAAATTTGAATATGTCATGCTCACATTGGACTGTTGAATGAAATAGCGACATTTTGAAGCATTTGGTTTCTATAAGACTTACGTTTTGTCCCCCAGGTTTACTCTTCCTTAAAGAACCAATCCAGTCACTGACGATTATCACTGATATAAACTTTCATAAATTTCATATCAAGCAGTATCCATCACCACTCTAAAATAagaagttttgtgtttttttttctttaataatctCTGCATACTAAACCCAGGTGGTTCCCGACTGGTTGTCTACCAGTTTAGATATATTTTGAGGTAAACACAGACTTATTTGTCTCGGTTTCCAGACCAGTGGACACAAAGCAGCAGACATCGGCAGCGCTCAGCTGGAACAGAAGTTCCTGGACAATGACAAAGATGTTGTGGAGTTCACAGCTGGTTCACAGTCATACTCACTCAGTTTCCAGGGTAAATAAAGATTATGCAAATGATTTTCACATTTCTAAAATATTAAGGTGCTATTAtaatgtctcttttctttttttcttttctcagacatgatacaaacaaacaagcattaTGGCACTAAGAGGCTTGTGAGAAGACGGCCCCAGTTTGTCTCTGCGGCGGATGTCAAAACAAAGAGAGTGAGGtgtgatataaataaataaatataaatatgttggTGCCTTTTCCCCATTTTTAAGACCTTTCATCTGTATGGACTAAAACTAACTGCCTAacctttgtttgatttttgtcttCAGACGACCTATGGGTCAACCAAATTTCTGCACCATACCAGACCACTGGGATAAGTCACAGATTCCTGAAACAGGATGCAAGGTATTGTGAGTGCACTGCACTTTTAAACtgcataaataaacaacatacCTTTCTACTGTTTCAGCTAATATTCATACCAGGGCTTAGAAGGTATGTGAATGTACAttctgttaaatatttataGAAAAACAAGGGACTGCTACAAGTATTAGATCCACATCATCATTTTCATGGTGTCCGTATCTACTCATTGTTTGTCTTCTGGGTTTGAGTTTctgaaaaaaggaggaaaaaaaaagtcaatgcaGTGTCGTTTGGTAGCAACCTGGAAGCCAGAGTGTTTCCAACATTACCGTAAAAATAAGACACTGAGACATTTCAATCCGCAGCTGTCTGTACATTATTATAATGTATACAGCATAAATTAATGTAGACAGTGTGCTGTCCTGGcaaaatgttaatgtgttgTCCTGTactaaaaggaaatgaaatgaaagtccagtattcactgttgctctgtttttggtctctaccagttcctgagggaaatatttggctctttagctgcaAAATGCTCTGCCATGTTCCAACACCCAGCTAGCTGctacctgtgtctgtgtgagagctgtgagagtgaaTTAAAACAGTGAAGGTGTGAGCTgaacagctaaacaatgagctgaaactccaTATAAAGCTCTGCAAAGCTGCTCTGAGGAGTTGCTGAGTTGCTCTCACAGTGTTATTTGATATGCTGTTTTTATGAAAAtatccaagctgctgctgctgctgtgaatttGTTTTGCCTACAGGAGGTACAGGTTCGACGGGAACTGCACTGTGGCTTGGTTTCAGGAATTTCACATGAGTGACATTGTGTGTCCTGTTGTTAGATTTCTCAGTGGATTTCCCctctcagacagcagcttcCTTCCATTGCTCTTGTTTGTTACCAAAATGAACTTGGAGACATGATAATTATTTATGAAAATCAGTCGATATGAGATCTTATTTTGTCTGAGCTTCTTCATTGCTAAGTACCGGTTCCCATCATACACTATATGGTAATTATCACCTATCAAATTTGCCATAccaacttaaaaggtgatgatatgtcagtgttgtgttcacagcgtGCTTCCGCTGCCTACAATTGGCCAAATAATCAGTTATTGCAGACGATTAtgcctgaaaaatgttttacGAAAAGATTTTTtgagatcattttcatttttagcctgggaaaaataatgactttgctctgtggtgtttgttttccagcGAGTCTTCCTCCAACCCTCCTCAGACGAATATAAGGAGATTGAAGCTCTTTTCCGTCAAACCATGAGAGGCTTTGACATCATCAGAATGGAgaggatacagaacaaagctcTTTGGGAAGTCTTTCAGTGGTACGTGTGGGATTTTCATGTGTTTGGTCCAGAAACGTACCATTCAAACACCAACCCGTCTAATATGTTTTGAGTTTTAATTGTATCATCTTAACTAAATTGTCGTGGTATCTTTTCTGGTAACCACTGCTGTCTAGTTGTTAAAGAGAGACATAGGAGCAGTGAAACGTCCTCGCTTGATTTACATTTCCTggtttctttcttcctaaataaaGGCAGAAGAATCTGATGAAGAACAAGAATTCTGGACGCAACGCAACAGAAAAAAGGCTTTTCCATGGCACTGACTCTAACCACGTAGATGCTATCTGCCTCACCAACTTTGACTGGAGAATCTGTGGAACTCATGGAACTGCTTTTGGCAAAGGTGAGATGAAGAAGTAAAAATTCTGGGCTACTTACTGATTTGATGAAGAAAGATGTGCAGCTGTATgaaattaaaaagcaaattTACTTCAAGGGGATGAATGAGACAGTGGTCCGGTGTGATTGGCTCTGGTTGGTCACGGCACCTCTCAGGACAATGGACCTCAGTTTGCTATGTGGTGCTCAAAATGCCAAATTACatttttctatctatctatataaaTTATAGATCTATCCGTCTATGTATCTTCCAGTCTGTTagctgaaatgatttgctgAACAATCAGTAagattgaactgaactgataaaactgttttgataatcaattGTTGATCAAGTAAAAATGTGGACACAGTGACAGTTGTAATCACTAAATTCCACAGCTTTAAGTATTTGTGCTTACACTGATAGTATATCTAACGTCTTTGGGTTAAACATCTTGGGCAATGGGAAATTATGCTTgtgaaaaatagatttttttctgacattttattggcCAAACAAGTCATTCTTtattcaagaaaataatttgcAGCCCTGATCATTGTTTGAATCAGCAGCCTTAGCATGtttccacatacagtataatgacATGTTTTCTCACAGTAATccaaaaatttgaaaattttctGTATCCACACCCAGGGAGTTACTTTGCCCGGGATGCCAACTACTCCCACAGCTACACTGGTGACTCTGATGTCAAGTCCATGTTCGTCTCACAGGTACTGGTGGGAGACTTCACCAGGGGCTCCTCTCACTACTGCCGACCTCCTTCCAAGGACGGTGGGGACGTAAACTTCTACGACAGCTGTGTAGATGATGTTATAAACCCTTCTATCTTTGTTGTATTTGAGAAGCACCAGATCTACCCTGAGTACCTGCTGCAGTACAAAACCTTGCACCCTCTTGTTGCTTTATATGGTGCTTCGTCAGCACCAGCACCTAAACCAGTAGCAGCACCTAGACCGGTTACCAGACCCGGCAGGCTAACTGCCCAGCATAGCGCAACAGTTCGGCAACGTGCCACAGTCTCACACCAACCCAGCCTGTCAGTTTATCAACCCAGCACACCCTCATACCAACCCACCACACCAGTTCAACCCACCACAACAGTTCAGCGCAGCACACCAGTTCAACCCAGCACACCCTCATACCAGCCCAGCACACCAGTTCAACCCACTACAACAGTTCAGCGCAGCACACCCTCATACCAACCCACCACACCAGTTCAACCCACCACAACAGTTCAGCGCAGCACACCAGTTCAACCCAGCACACCCTCATACCAACCCACCACACCAGTTCAACCCACCACAACAGTTCAGCGCAGCACATCCTCATACCAACCCAGCACACCGGTTCAACCTACCACACCTTCATATCAACCCAGCAGCTTTTATTACCAAGCCAGCACAGGCACTTACAATTACCAACCCATCAGAACATCTAACCAACCCAAGCAATCCTCTGCATCTTCCTCACCAAGCCCAAAAGCAAAGAAGAGCTCTGATACCTGTGTCATTGCTTAGGTGCAAAGGtaaagtgttttgtttggtttttttttggttttttttttgagtggaTAATATCTGCACTAATAGGAATCATTATTATTGGCATTTGAAGGAGCTTGACAGAGCTCACGCAAAATGCTTTGGATAATTTGGTGAATAGATTAAATATAGTAAAATCCATTAAAGGAAGATGACACAATAAGAtggtgtaataaaaaaaaagcaccagtcaaattttaaacaatttGCAAACGTGATAGAAATATGGCATTGTGtttcatgtattcatttatGGAAGGTGACTGTCTCCTAGGTTAATTCAATGCATGGATGCTCAGGTCACATGCTACATCATGACTGAATTcactttgtagtttttttttatttcctgcatTTCCACTCACATACATGTGACTTTGATTTGAACCAGTCGAATTAGTCAGTTAGAAGAAGCATCAGTTGGCTTAACGTATCACAAACGTGCAGTTATGAGAAATTTGCTCAGGAAATTTtatacatcacacacatttaaatactCATTCTGAATATTTGTAATATAGAATACATCATATTTAGTTATTATTGCGCAAAGAGGTGCTGCTGCACGTTGCCCCAACCAGCAGAGGGTGACAAAATCATGTCAGCGTACCACAATAATCTGTAAAATGAATGGCTGcattaacaaaatataaacctttttttttgttttgttttgcactgtGTGTAattattgattttgtttaaaTCACCACCTGCAGATTTTGTGTTGATTCATT
The nucleotide sequence above comes from Toxotes jaculatrix isolate fToxJac2 chromosome 22, fToxJac2.pri, whole genome shotgun sequence. Encoded proteins:
- the si:ch73-252i11.1 gene encoding protein mono-ADP-ribosyltransferase PARP12, yielding MLESEILKFICANQGAVNTDDLVFNVCCGDSTSLSEIICNQDKFALCCRNGQPKVVARTKLKLCWPRDCQGTCGKLHLCKNFLFSGSCAFSLLRRGCNFSHELNSDHNNVILRKHDLENLSRTELCTLLLQSDNTLLPPICHDYNNGDGEFGRCQNGDGCKRLHICEGYLNGDCSCPKTHDFWAPQPLKSLKEKGVPDNLVFTLKAVYTNKETLWVSGNRGGRGNKGNHQKQQLNLSTSDASANAAFTFVSSDSGLILTQEWYRGRGGQQGNRGKRGKRGGRRKKENQGNLLSGQSCSTCDIHSAVDSSSSDSDTSSDDGQNRKQTQKPNRTSAAATGRGGNQGNWGNHQQLKKGRSTNDISDLLSNKHANSNDGPNRRQRQRPVRDKTEICMYFIKGSCKHEDKCFKAHDKMPYRWQVKQGDQWNALPDNETIEKDYCDPKNTYSSSTPPVYFDTMTSGLNQVRRLSTVNSLVEPTFIHTTEWVWYWEDEFGKWNMYTSSTSGHKAADIGSAQLEQKFLDNDKDVVEFTAGSQSYSLSFQDMIQTNKHYGTKRLVRRRPQFVSAADVKTKRVRRPMGQPNFCTIPDHWDKSQIPETGCKRVFLQPSSDEYKEIEALFRQTMRGFDIIRMERIQNKALWEVFQWQKNLMKNKNSGRNATEKRLFHGTDSNHVDAICLTNFDWRICGTHGTAFGKGSYFARDANYSHSYTGDSDVKSMFVSQVLVGDFTRGSSHYCRPPSKDGGDVNFYDSCVDDVINPSIFVVFEKHQIYPEYLLQYKTLHPLVALYGASSAPAPKPVAAPRPVTRPGRLTAQHSATVRQRATVSHQPSLSVYQPSTPSYQPTTPVQPTTTVQRSTPVQPSTPSYQPSTPVQPTTTVQRSTPSYQPTTPVQPTTTVQRSTPVQPSTPSYQPTTPVQPTTTVQRSTSSYQPSTPVQPTTPSYQPSSFYYQASTGTYNYQPIRTSNQPKQSSASSSPSPKAKKSSDTCVIA